Within the Natranaeroarchaeum sulfidigenes genome, the region GTCGCCGCTCCAGAGCGAGTTCGTCATCGAAGGGCAGGAATCGCGGGCAACGAGATAGCCGCGTTCGTGCTCGTCGGCAATGGAGTCGCCCGCGCTATCGACGATGTCGATGTCCATGCCCAGCCCCGGCCCACCGAGAGTACAGGGTTTGAGCCGCTGTATCGGCATCGGCATGAGGAAGCAGCCCATGATTTCGGTCCCGCCGGAAATGTTGATAATCGGGCACTCTCCCCCGCCGACGCGCTCGTAGAACCAGCGCCAGGACTCGGGATCCCACGGCTCGCCCGTCGAGCCGAGCAGGCGCAGGCTCGACAGGTCGTGGCCATCGAGCCACTCCTCGCCGTGCTTTCGGAGTGCGCGGATCGCCGTCGGTGAGATGCCAAAGGTCGTCACGTCGTGGCGGTCGATCAGTTCCCACAGGCGGTCCGGTTCGGGATGATCTGGTGCACCTTCGTAGAGCACGACCGTCCCGCCAAAGGTGTGGTTACCAAGCAAGGTCCACGGCCCCATCATCCAGCCGATATCCGAGAGCCAGAAAAACCGGTCGTCGGGCTGGTGGTCGAAGCCGAAGTAGATCTCCTTGGCTGACTGGACGAGTGCGCCCGCATGTGTCTGGACGATCCCTTTTGGCTTGCCGGTTGTGCCAGAGGAGTACAACACCATTGCGGGGTGATCGGCGGGGAGCGATCTCGTCTCGTACTCGTCGTCCGCCGACATCACGGCGTCGTCCCACCATTCGTCGCGCCCGTCAGTCCATGACAGATCCAGCCCGCCGTCGTTCCGACTGCCCAGCCGATCGTGGACGATCACGGTCTCGACGCCGCCAGTCTGTGCAAGCGCGTCGTCCGCGGTCGGTTTGAGCGCCACCGGCTCGCCGCGCCGGTAGAACCCGTCGGCGGTAAACAGCACGTCGGGGTCGGCGTCCTCGATCCGCGTCGCGACGGCGTCTGTGCCGAATCCGGAGAAGATCGGGACGGCGATCGCACCCGCCGCCAGACAGCCATAGAGGATCGAGACGACCTCGGTGACCATCGGCATGTACAGCGCCACGGTGTCACCGGGATCGACGCCCCGGTCGTCGAGAGTGTTCGCGACGCGCCCTGTCTCCGTAGCAAGCTTTTCGAAGCTCATCTGCCGAACCTCGCCCGGTTCGCTCTCCCAGATGATCGCGGTGTCCTCGCGGGACGCCTCGTCGGCCGCCTGCCGGTCCACGACGTTGTGCGCGGCGTTGATGCGTCCGCCGGGATACCAGTCTGTAAACTGCGGACCGTCCGAGTCGTCTCGTACAGTGTCGTACGGCTCGAAAAAGTCGATGTCGAGATACTCGACGACCTCGTCCCAGAACCAGTCGATGCCCGAGTTAGGCTCGCCTTCGATCTCCCTGGTCGTGCGGGCGATTAACTCGTCGTAGTCGTCGATCCCGTACTCGCGCATGAACGCGGCGACGTTGGTCGACTCGACGAACTCCGGTGAGGGCTCGTGAACGATCTCGTCGACGTCGCTGAGAGACGGCATACTCCGCGATTCTA harbors:
- a CDS encoding AMP-binding protein, whose protein sequence is MPSLSDVDEIVHEPSPEFVESTNVAAFMREYGIDDYDELIARTTREIEGEPNSGIDWFWDEVVEYLDIDFFEPYDTVRDDSDGPQFTDWYPGGRINAAHNVVDRQAADEASREDTAIIWESEPGEVRQMSFEKLATETGRVANTLDDRGVDPGDTVALYMPMVTEVVSILYGCLAAGAIAVPIFSGFGTDAVATRIEDADPDVLFTADGFYRRGEPVALKPTADDALAQTGGVETVIVHDRLGSRNDGGLDLSWTDGRDEWWDDAVMSADDEYETRSLPADHPAMVLYSSGTTGKPKGIVQTHAGALVQSAKEIYFGFDHQPDDRFFWLSDIGWMMGPWTLLGNHTFGGTVVLYEGAPDHPEPDRLWELIDRHDVTTFGISPTAIRALRKHGEEWLDGHDLSSLRLLGSTGEPWDPESWRWFYERVGGGECPIINISGGTEIMGCFLMPMPIQRLKPCTLGGPGLGMDIDIVDSAGDSIADEHERGYLVARDSCPSMTNSLWSGDERYIEEYWSTWEGLWDHGDWAQIDEDGFWFLHGRADDALNVAGRKVGPAEVEGALIDHDAVNQAAAVGVPDETTGQAVVAYVVLDADAEPSEELERELRERVGVELGKPFRPREILFVEEFPKTQSGKIVRRAIAAAYTGEDLGDLESVENPEAIDAIEAAR